DNA from Actinoplanes sp. SE50/110:
GCACCGGACCCGAGCTCGGTGAGCGCCGCCCGGACGGCGTCGAGCTCACCCTGCCGGCCGACCAACCCGCGTCCGCCGGCACCGGACATCGATGATGCTTCACCCGACATACGACGTTTCTATCATCGGATTCCACAGAGGACGCCGTTGTCGGCCGAGAGATCCTTGCGGCGAACCCGCACCATCGGCCAGTCGGTCCTCGGCGAGGTCCATCGGCGCCGGGCCCCACCGTCGCTCTGCCCGCCGAGGGCTGCGCCGGCCGGACACCATCACGTCATCACCGGGCAAGTGGCCGAACACCCACATGATCAGACCGGTACCTCCTGCAGGGCACCGGACCCATGGATGATCAGGATTGCCTTCCCGTTTGACGTACGAGCATGGATCGGATCAACGCCGTCGACAGTCATTGCACCAAACAACGGGTGTTTGCCGGCTGTCCCCGCACCTCGCGATCACCGGCCGCGGTTTCGGCGGTGAGTGCCCGGTCCCGGGTGCTGGCCGGTTCCCGCCGGACGGCGGCGAGGTGCTCGCGCAGTTGGCAAGTCGGCTGTCGCGGGCGACCTCCTACGGTGCCCCGGCACGGGTGCCGGCGTCCCGGGCCTGTCGCTCGGCGCGGGCGCGGCCGGTGATCGCTCCGCCGCGCGTGCGCTTCACGGCGGCGAGTCGGTCGGTGGCCTCGCGCCCCGGACTTCGGCGGCCACGGCGGCGTTTCAGCTCCTCATGGCGGCGATGGCCATCGACGGCAGCCAGAGCGCGGCGTACACGGCGAGCAGCGCGAGCGACGCCGGGTCGGGTGTGTGGTGGTATACGGCCAGATAGGTGGCGGTCATGGCGACCAGCGTCACCATGTTGAACGCCCGCATACGACGCCCCGCGCGTATGCGTACCGCGCCCTTCTTACGGTTTGTCTTCGGGGTGACGAACCAGGACTGTGCCGTGTTGCGGAACCCCTTGATGTTGGCGATCGCATAGGTGTGCACGACCGACAGGGCGATCCAGCTAGCGACCGGGATGTAGAGAAGATTGATCCATTCGCGCTTTTTGATGGTCGTGACGACGAGGGGGGCGACGCCGCTGAGCAGCGTCACGAGCATGACCGGTCCCAGCCCGTATCCCAAGACGCGTAGCAGCTCACCGGGCTCGGCCGCCGGCCAGCCTGGTCCGGTGCCGAGGACCGCGACGGCGACCACCAGCAGGCTCCACACCACGGACAACTCGACGCCCAAGGCGGCGGTGTAGTAGGCGTTCTGGCGCAGCAGGCTCCATTTGGTGCGCAGGTCGAGCCCTGACCGTAGGACGGGCAGCAGGTACTCCTTGAAGGTGCGGGCCGAACCGATCGCCCAGCGCTCCTGCTGCCGACGGAACGCCTGGTAATTCGGCGGCACCTCACCGAGATTGGCCACGTCTTCCAGGTAGACGCCGCGATAGCCGGATAGGTAGAAACGATTCGACAGGTCGATGTCCTCGGTCAGGTGACCGGCGCGGAATCCGCCCACGGCATACAGCGCCCGCAGGTCGAACATCGCGCAGCAACCGGTGAACAGCACCATGTGGTTCCACCGCTGCCGGCCGGGCAGGTCGGACAGATAGCAAGATTCCTCGTTGAGGGCCAGACAGCGCTGGAAGTGGTCGCTACGGCCGTAGTGATACAGACGCTTGGCCTGGACGTATCCCGTGGCCGGGTCGGCGGCGATCACCTCGAGGCAGCGCTCGACGGCGTCGGCCTGGGGACGCCAGTCCGCATCCAGAAGGTACATGTGGGAGAAGCCACGCTGTCGGAGATACTGCTCCATGGTCGACAGGTTGCCCGCCTTGAAGCCGACGTTCTCCGCCCGGTGGAACAGGACGAACCGATCCGATTCCCACAGCTCGATGTCGCTACCGGCGTAACG
Protein-coding regions in this window:
- a CDS encoding glycosyltransferase family 2 protein produces the protein MTSTILLLAVPGFLTLYFGFFAVFNYTYAFGALTRRRPPTVPLPLDAAVAVVIVSFNEREVIADTVVACEQLTYRNKTIIVGDDSTDPETIALLRTLAQERGCTLVPGARYAGSDIELWESDRFVLFHRAENVGFKAGNLSTMEQYLRQRGFSHMYLLDADWRPQADAVERCLEVIAADPATGYVQAKRLYHYGRSDHFQRCLALNEESCYLSDLPGRQRWNHMVLFTGCCAMFDLRALYAVGGFRAGHLTEDIDLSNRFYLSGYRGVYLEDVANLGEVPPNYQAFRRQQERWAIGSARTFKEYLLPVLRSGLDLRTKWSLLRQNAYYTAALGVELSVVWSLLVVAVAVLGTGPGWPAAEPGELLRVLGYGLGPVMLVTLLSGVAPLVVTTIKKREWINLLYIPVASWIALSVVHTYAIANIKGFRNTAQSWFVTPKTNRKKGAVRIRAGRRMRAFNMVTLVAMTATYLAVYHHTPDPASLALLAVYAALWLPSMAIAAMRS